In Rhodothermales bacterium, a genomic segment contains:
- a CDS encoding carboxypeptidase-like regulatory domain-containing protein, whose protein sequence is MSYLFGAGQRLLVPAALTLCLLTAPVLLTGCDSVNERGVATISGRVVDSAGTPVGNANVAASAYGVTEITNGQGEFTLSVEVDSSRQQVTLNIFADGYEEMSRTVQASVDHETSVPEIVLQRTEFLVRYELTGTCFGIRSVAYNVTSGTGTNGGSGTFELPWSFEQTVTAPTSPTATAMSATCVGANGAAQSLTGRILVNGQERAMQTNAGTTQISVTVSTLLR, encoded by the coding sequence ATGTCCTACCTGTTTGGAGCAGGCCAACGACTTCTCGTTCCGGCCGCGCTCACGCTCTGCCTTCTGACCGCTCCGGTCCTGTTGACGGGATGCGATTCCGTGAACGAGCGCGGTGTCGCCACAATCAGTGGCCGCGTCGTTGATTCTGCCGGGACCCCGGTGGGGAATGCGAACGTCGCTGCCTCGGCATATGGGGTCACTGAGATCACCAACGGACAGGGTGAGTTCACCCTTAGCGTTGAAGTTGACAGCTCCCGCCAACAGGTCACGCTCAACATCTTCGCCGACGGCTATGAAGAGATGAGTCGCACGGTCCAGGCCTCTGTCGATCACGAGACGAGCGTTCCGGAAATCGTGCTGCAACGGACCGAATTCCTCGTCCGCTACGAGCTGACCGGGACGTGCTTCGGCATCCGATCCGTGGCCTACAACGTGACGAGCGGAACCGGGACGAACGGCGGCAGCGGGACGTTCGAATTGCCGTGGTCCTTCGAGCAAACGGTCACCGCACCGACGAGCCCGACGGCGACGGCGATGTCCGCCACATGCGTGGGGGCGAACGGGGCCGCCCAGTCCCTCACCGGCCGCATCCTCGTCAACGGTCAGGAGCGGGCGATGCAGACGAACGCGGGCACGACCCAGATCTCCGTCACCGTCTCGACGCTCCTGCGGTAA
- the lepA gene encoding translation elongation factor 4: protein MDQQRIRNFCIIAHIDHGKSTLADRMLEATGTLTSREMQDQVLDSMDLERERGITIKSHAIRMNYKARDGETYILNLIDTPGHVDFSYEVSRALNACEGAILVVDAAQGIEAQTIANLYQAINVDLEIIPVLNKIDLPSARPEIVAQTITDLIGGDPDDVLHVSAKTGMGIEDVLEAVVARVPPPDGDPDAPLKSAIFDSVFDQYRGAIAYVRVFDGTLNEGDPILFMATDKRYFAEEIGVLKMGMQKVKTLKAGEVGYVIGSVKDVRDARVGDTITNSKRPSPTAVPGFRDVKPMVFSGIYPTDSADFEDLRASLDKLQLNDAALTYEPETSMALGFGFRVGFLGMLHMEIVQERLDREFDLDIITTLPNVRYTVELTNGESTEVSNPSGMPKTGEIAEIREPYIKAQIITPTEYIGSLMTLCQDRRGNYINTNYLDTERVDLQYELPLGEVVFDFYDKLKSVSRGYASLDYEIIDERPSHLVKLDVLLNGEPVDALSTIVHRDKAYEMGRKLSSKLRELIPKQLYDVAIQAAIGSKIIARETVKALRKDVTAKCYGGDISRKRKLLEKQKEGKKRMKQVGSVEVPQEAFLAVLSMDEG from the coding sequence GTGGATCAGCAGCGCATCCGCAACTTCTGCATCATCGCCCACATCGACCACGGCAAGAGCACGCTCGCCGACCGGATGTTGGAAGCGACCGGCACGCTCACGAGCCGGGAGATGCAGGACCAGGTCCTCGACTCGATGGACCTCGAGCGCGAGCGCGGCATCACGATCAAGAGCCACGCGATCCGGATGAACTACAAGGCTCGCGACGGCGAGACGTACATCCTCAACCTGATCGACACGCCGGGCCACGTGGACTTCTCGTACGAGGTCAGCCGCGCGCTCAACGCCTGCGAGGGCGCGATCCTCGTCGTCGATGCCGCGCAGGGGATCGAGGCGCAGACGATCGCCAACCTGTACCAGGCGATCAACGTCGACCTCGAAATCATCCCGGTCCTCAACAAGATCGACCTGCCGAGCGCGCGGCCTGAGATCGTCGCCCAGACGATTACCGACCTCATCGGCGGCGATCCCGACGACGTACTCCACGTCAGTGCGAAGACGGGGATGGGGATCGAGGACGTGCTCGAAGCCGTCGTCGCCCGCGTTCCGCCGCCCGACGGCGACCCTGACGCCCCGCTCAAGAGCGCCATCTTCGACTCCGTGTTCGACCAGTACCGCGGTGCCATCGCGTATGTCCGCGTCTTCGACGGGACGCTCAACGAGGGCGACCCCATCCTCTTCATGGCGACCGACAAGCGGTACTTTGCCGAGGAGATCGGCGTGCTGAAGATGGGGATGCAGAAGGTGAAGACGCTGAAGGCGGGCGAGGTCGGCTACGTCATCGGCAGCGTGAAGGACGTCCGCGACGCCCGCGTCGGCGACACGATCACGAACTCGAAGCGGCCGTCGCCGACGGCGGTCCCCGGTTTCCGCGACGTGAAGCCGATGGTGTTCTCCGGCATCTACCCCACGGACTCGGCCGACTTCGAGGACCTCCGCGCCTCGCTCGACAAGCTCCAGCTCAACGACGCCGCCCTCACGTACGAGCCCGAGACGAGCATGGCGCTCGGCTTCGGCTTCCGCGTCGGCTTCCTCGGCATGCTCCACATGGAGATCGTGCAGGAACGGCTCGACCGCGAGTTCGATCTCGACATCATCACGACGCTCCCCAACGTCCGCTACACCGTCGAGCTGACGAACGGGGAATCGACCGAGGTCTCGAACCCGAGCGGGATGCCGAAGACGGGCGAGATCGCTGAGATCCGCGAGCCCTACATCAAAGCGCAGATCATCACGCCGACCGAGTACATCGGCTCGCTCATGACGCTCTGCCAGGACCGCCGCGGCAACTACATCAACACGAACTACCTCGACACCGAGCGCGTCGACCTCCAATACGAGCTGCCGCTCGGCGAGGTCGTCTTCGACTTCTACGACAAGCTGAAGTCGGTCAGCCGGGGCTACGCCTCGCTCGACTACGAGATCATCGACGAGCGCCCGTCCCACCTCGTCAAGCTCGACGTGCTGCTCAACGGCGAGCCCGTCGATGCGCTCTCGACGATCGTGCACCGGGACAAGGCGTACGAGATGGGCCGCAAGCTGTCGTCGAAGCTGCGGGAGCTCATCCCGAAGCAGCTCTACGACGTGGCTATCCAGGCCGCGATTGGCTCGAAGATCATCGCCCGCGAGACGGTGAAGGCGCTGCGGAAGGATGTCACGGCGAAGTGCTACGGCGGCGACATCAGCCGGAAGCGGAAGCTGCTCGAAAAGCAGAAGGAAGGGAAGAAGCGGATGAAGCAGGTCGGCAGCGTGGAGGTGCCGCAGGAGGCGTTCCTCGCCGTGCTCTCGATGGACGAAGGGTAA